One Pseudomonas abieticivorans genomic region harbors:
- a CDS encoding DUF58 domain-containing protein: MQVPEQAVDGLVYISLSQLMGLAEQSRGLSFLARQPRHSLLAGNHASRLRGRGLNFDELRRYQPGDDLRHLDWRASLRTGKAVVRSFTEERDRPALIVVDQRMSMFFGSRRSFKSALAAELGALAAWMVFNSGDRVGGLVFNDQRIDSVAPLRSRARVQALCAHLVQHNQQLSASNPDSEGEQQLDNVLQRCLALAGHDHLICLISDFAGATPRTLQLLRQLRAHNDVLALQVYDPIALNVPDKGRLLVTQGQLQIELAVGKRQVHKPLGEFLGGRLQEVASLLRRSQVPLLMFSTEFPALEQLRSELGRQQ, translated from the coding sequence ATGCAGGTGCCCGAGCAGGCGGTAGACGGGCTGGTCTATATTTCGCTGAGCCAGTTGATGGGCTTGGCCGAGCAAAGCCGTGGCTTGAGCTTTTTGGCCCGCCAGCCGCGCCACAGCCTGTTGGCCGGCAACCATGCTTCGCGCTTGCGCGGGCGCGGCCTGAACTTTGACGAACTGCGCCGCTACCAGCCGGGCGATGACCTGCGCCACCTGGACTGGCGCGCCTCGCTACGCACCGGAAAAGCCGTGGTGCGCAGCTTCACCGAAGAGCGCGACCGCCCGGCCTTGATCGTGGTGGACCAGCGCATGTCGATGTTTTTCGGCTCCAGACGCAGCTTCAAGTCGGCCTTGGCGGCCGAGCTGGGTGCGCTTGCGGCGTGGATGGTATTCAACAGTGGCGACCGGGTTGGCGGGCTGGTGTTCAACGACCAGCGCATCGACAGTGTCGCCCCCTTGCGCAGCCGCGCCCGGGTGCAGGCGTTGTGCGCGCACCTGGTCCAACACAATCAGCAACTGTCGGCCAGCAATCCCGACAGCGAGGGCGAACAGCAACTGGACAACGTGCTGCAGCGTTGCCTGGCCTTGGCCGGGCACGACCATTTGATTTGCCTGATCAGCGATTTTGCCGGTGCCACCCCGCGCACCTTGCAACTGCTTCGCCAATTGCGCGCGCACAACGATGTGCTGGCCTTGCAGGTGTATGACCCCATCGCCCTGAACGTACCCGACAAGGGGCGGTTGCTGGTTACCCAGGGGCAACTGCAGATCGAGCTGGCCGTCGGCAAACGCCAGGTGCACAAACCCCTGGGCGAGTTCCTCGGCGGGCGGCTGCAGGAAGTCGCCAGCCTGTTGCGCCGCAGCCAGGTGCCGCTGCTGATGTTCAGCACCGAGTTCCCGGCCCTGGAACAACTACGTTCGGAATTGGGGAGGCAACAATGA
- a CDS encoding DUF1254 domain-containing protein has translation MKSLNLLLIPSLALMISAPALAEFSATPSEAEALAKQAYLYGFPVVEMYKTLYAQAVDKDGPDYKAPFNQIGNTARVFTPKDTAFITPNSDTPYSFVWLDLRAEPQVLTLPAVDGSRYYSTQLIDLYTQNFAYLGTRTTGNKGGHFLVAGPHWKGPKPANVDKVVRSEGDIVYGLYRTQLFDDKDLDKVQQIQQGYKVQPLSEYLKQPAPPAAPAIDWPAPQADMSDSPALFRYLDFMLGFAQPVASETELFKRLAKIDVGPGAAFDEKSLSPEQLAALQRGIEAGKAEFADLKKTKIDTHQLTSGDFFGTREHLKNNYLYRYVGANMGIFGNSAAEANYLGYFTDAKGQPANAAKQNYTLHFKKGELPPAKAFWSLTMYDAKTKLLVDNPLDRYLINSRMLGQLHKDADGGLTLYVQHDSPGTDKVSNWLPAPDGPFYGVLRVYMPGPTLANGQWKLPLLIPTAR, from the coding sequence ATGAAGTCTTTGAACCTGTTGTTGATCCCGTCACTGGCCTTGATGATCAGCGCACCGGCACTGGCCGAGTTCAGCGCCACCCCCAGCGAAGCCGAGGCACTGGCCAAGCAAGCCTACCTGTACGGCTTTCCGGTGGTGGAGATGTACAAGACCCTCTACGCCCAAGCGGTGGATAAGGACGGCCCCGACTACAAGGCACCGTTCAACCAGATCGGCAACACCGCCCGGGTGTTCACGCCCAAGGACACGGCATTCATCACGCCCAACTCGGACACGCCCTACTCGTTCGTGTGGCTGGACCTGCGCGCCGAACCGCAAGTGCTGACCCTTCCGGCGGTGGACGGCAGCCGCTACTACTCCACCCAATTGATCGACCTGTACACGCAGAATTTCGCCTACCTGGGCACCCGCACCACCGGTAACAAAGGCGGCCACTTCCTGGTGGCCGGCCCCCATTGGAAAGGCCCCAAGCCTGCCAATGTCGACAAGGTCGTGCGCAGCGAAGGCGACATCGTCTATGGCCTGTATCGCACCCAATTGTTCGATGACAAGGACTTGGACAAGGTCCAGCAAATCCAACAGGGCTATAAGGTTCAACCGCTCAGCGAATACCTCAAGCAACCCGCGCCGCCCGCCGCCCCCGCCATCGACTGGCCAGCGCCCCAGGCCGACATGAGCGACAGCCCGGCGCTGTTCCGCTACCTGGATTTCATGCTCGGCTTCGCGCAACCGGTGGCCAGCGAAACCGAGCTGTTCAAGCGCCTGGCGAAAATCGATGTCGGCCCAGGCGCTGCCTTTGACGAAAAAAGCCTGAGCCCCGAGCAATTGGCTGCCTTGCAGCGCGGCATCGAAGCCGGCAAGGCCGAATTTGCCGATTTGAAGAAGACCAAGATCGACACGCACCAGCTCACCAGCGGCGACTTCTTCGGCACCCGTGAGCACCTCAAGAACAACTACCTGTACCGCTACGTGGGCGCCAACATGGGCATCTTCGGCAACTCGGCCGCCGAAGCCAATTACCTGGGCTACTTCACCGACGCCAAAGGCCAACCGGCCAACGCCGCCAAGCAGAACTACACCCTGCATTTCAAAAAGGGCGAGCTGCCCCCTGCCAAGGCCTTCTGGTCACTGACGATGTACGACGCCAAGACCAAGCTGCTGGTGGACAACCCACTGGATCGCTACCTGATCAACTCGCGCATGCTCGGCCAGCTGCACAAGGACGCCGACGGCGGCCTGACCCTTTACGTGCAGCACGACTCGCCCGGAACAGACAAGGTAAGCAACTGGTTGCCGGCACCGGACGGCCCGTTCTACGGGGTGTTGCGCGTGTACATGCCCGGGCCGACATTGGCCAATGGCCAATGGAAACTGCCGCTGCTGATCCCGACTGCCCGCTAG
- a CDS encoding DUF2092 domain-containing protein codes for MNYTRIALLLGLCLAGSAHAQAPAEMDSRALGVLETMGRYLHALPHYALSAESATDQTLETGQVVEFHHRTDVLTVHPDKLHVSVDQGTSARQFFYDGKSFTLYDGHYGYYTNGPAPATIDALLDDIADRYGIELPLSDLFRWGPTTAKDVGISEALVIGDERLGAYTCTHYAYRQPDIDWQLWVRTGPDPLPCRLVITRRDTPELPRHSVDFNWDLKAQIPANTFTFIPPAKAQQVPLRVIQAPVPAPAGEQP; via the coding sequence ATGAACTACACCCGTATCGCGTTGCTGCTGGGCCTGTGCCTGGCCGGCAGCGCCCATGCCCAGGCACCAGCAGAAATGGATAGCCGCGCCCTGGGCGTACTTGAGACCATGGGCCGCTACCTGCACGCCCTGCCCCATTACGCCTTGAGCGCCGAGAGCGCCACCGACCAGACCCTGGAGACCGGCCAGGTGGTGGAGTTCCATCACCGCACCGACGTGCTCACCGTGCACCCGGACAAACTGCACGTCAGCGTCGACCAGGGCACGTCGGCACGGCAGTTCTTTTATGACGGCAAAAGCTTCACCTTGTACGACGGCCATTACGGCTACTACACCAACGGCCCGGCGCCAGCGACCATCGATGCGTTGCTCGATGACATTGCCGACCGCTACGGCATCGAACTGCCACTGTCGGACCTGTTCCGCTGGGGGCCGACCACGGCCAAGGACGTGGGCATCAGTGAAGCGTTGGTGATTGGCGACGAGCGCCTGGGCGCCTACACCTGCACCCATTACGCCTACCGTCAGCCCGACATCGACTGGCAGCTGTGGGTGCGCACCGGTCCCGACCCGCTGCCCTGCCGCCTGGTCATCACCCGCCGTGACACCCCTGAGCTGCCGCGCCACAGTGTCGACTTCAACTGGGACCTGAAGGCCCAGATCCCGGCCAATACCTTCACCTTCATCCCGCCGGCCAAGGCGCAGCAGGTGCCCCTGCGGGTGATTCAAGCGCCCGTGCCAGCGCCTGCAGGAGAGCAGCCATGA
- a CDS encoding transporter — protein sequence MGYRTHLGRLTALTLAATPLVSQADNARDWQNTPTDLNMVFGYYALVDTNTPIDTSVPLDGLSLNADVYIFRYARSFSVDGRNTAIQFLQPYADLSASFDNAQFFSGTKHNSGMGDSQVVLAHNFFGGPALSAEEFMNWKPETFLSGAAWLTVPTGDYDKKKVINIGANRWVFKPEIAFGTPIGPTWLEFNTYVSLYGDNDDYLGNNKLEQKPLYAVEGHYSYTINRALWVSLDATYNVGGETRINGDWQDNKKENSLAGASLGFMLSPQFGGLVAYSDTVSEREGSPDVNVWTFRLQYVW from the coding sequence ATGGGGTACCGTACGCATTTGGGTCGACTGACCGCCCTCACCCTGGCCGCCACACCGTTGGTGAGCCAGGCCGACAACGCCCGCGACTGGCAAAACACGCCCACTGACCTGAACATGGTGTTCGGTTATTACGCATTGGTGGACACCAACACCCCGATCGACACCTCGGTGCCATTGGACGGCCTGTCGCTGAATGCCGACGTGTACATTTTTCGTTATGCCCGCTCGTTCTCGGTAGACGGGCGCAATACCGCCATCCAGTTCCTGCAGCCCTACGCCGACCTCAGTGCCTCGTTCGACAATGCGCAGTTTTTCAGCGGCACCAAGCACAACAGCGGCATGGGCGACAGCCAGGTGGTACTGGCCCACAACTTTTTCGGTGGCCCGGCCCTGAGCGCCGAGGAGTTCATGAACTGGAAGCCCGAGACCTTCCTGTCCGGCGCCGCCTGGCTGACCGTGCCCACCGGTGACTACGACAAGAAAAAAGTCATCAACATCGGCGCCAACCGATGGGTGTTCAAGCCGGAGATCGCCTTCGGCACCCCCATTGGCCCTACTTGGCTTGAGTTCAACACCTATGTCTCGCTGTACGGCGACAACGATGACTACCTGGGCAACAACAAGCTTGAGCAAAAACCCCTGTACGCCGTGGAAGGACACTACAGCTACACCATTAACCGCGCCCTGTGGGTATCGCTGGACGCCACCTACAACGTCGGCGGCGAAACCCGCATCAACGGCGACTGGCAAGACAACAAGAAGGAAAACTCCCTGGCCGGCGCCAGCCTGGGCTTCATGTTGTCACCCCAGTTCGGCGGATTGGTGGCCTATTCCGACACGGTGTCGGAGCGCGAAGGCTCGCCTGACGTGAACGTGTGGACGTTCCGCCTGCAATACGTCTGGTAA
- a CDS encoding AAA family ATPase: MSTLDDIKALHASVAEGVLGQDAVIRQVLLGLLANGHLLLESLPGLAKTRTVKALARHLDAQMSRIQFTPDLLPSDITGAEVLHQANGQNQIQFQPGPLFGNLILADEINRAPAKVQAALLEAMEERQITVAGKSHVLPPLFIVIATQNPIEQEGTYPLPEAQMDRFLMKVLLDYPKPEDEAQVLRLLRNEEQAAELASAFKLGQQVIFAAREEVAAISVAPAIDRYLIDLINATRHPADYDADLGRWINIGASPRGGIGLDRCARADAWLKGQTFVTPDNVRAVLHPVLRHRLQLSYDAVADGISADAVLDRLQEKVALPA; the protein is encoded by the coding sequence ATGAGCACACTCGATGACATCAAGGCCTTGCACGCAAGCGTCGCCGAAGGCGTGCTGGGCCAGGACGCGGTGATCCGCCAGGTGCTGCTGGGCCTATTGGCCAATGGGCACCTGTTGCTGGAGAGCCTGCCGGGGCTGGCCAAGACCCGCACGGTCAAGGCACTGGCCCGGCACCTGGATGCCCAGATGAGCCGCATCCAGTTCACCCCTGACCTGCTGCCTTCGGACATCACCGGCGCCGAAGTGCTGCACCAGGCCAACGGGCAGAACCAGATCCAGTTCCAGCCAGGGCCCTTGTTCGGCAACCTGATCCTGGCCGACGAGATCAACCGCGCCCCGGCCAAGGTCCAGGCCGCGTTGCTGGAAGCCATGGAAGAACGGCAGATCACCGTGGCCGGCAAGAGCCATGTGTTGCCGCCGCTGTTCATCGTGATCGCCACGCAAAACCCCATCGAACAGGAAGGCACCTACCCGCTGCCGGAGGCGCAGATGGACCGCTTTTTGATGAAGGTACTGCTCGACTACCCCAAGCCTGAAGATGAAGCCCAAGTGCTGCGCCTATTGCGCAACGAAGAGCAGGCCGCCGAGCTGGCGTCAGCGTTCAAGTTGGGCCAGCAAGTGATTTTTGCGGCGCGCGAGGAGGTCGCGGCGATCAGCGTGGCACCGGCCATCGACCGTTACCTGATCGACCTGATCAACGCCACCCGCCACCCCGCCGACTACGACGCCGACCTGGGCCGCTGGATCAACATAGGAGCCAGCCCTCGCGGCGGCATCGGCCTGGACCGCTGCGCCCGCGCCGATGCCTGGCTCAAGGGCCAAACCTTTGTCACGCCCGACAACGTGCGCGCGGTGCTGCACCCGGTGCTGCGCCACCGCCTGCAGTTGAGCTACGACGCGGTGGCCGACGGCATCAGTGCCGACGCCGTGCTGGATCGGCTTCAGGAAAAAGTGGCCCTGCCGGCCTGA
- a CDS encoding VWA domain-containing protein has product MDIDLNALHLLRPYWLLLIVPGILLPLAWRNHHDLQRRLRGNIAPHLLAHLIIKTHEQQRVRPVHLLAALLIIGALAAAGPTWEQDRPAFVDNRAPLIFAFDLSPSMDATDLAPSRLEAAKHKVHNLIERRGGARTALLAYAGSAHLVLPPTDDPALLDTFVQALSTDLIAKPGKNVLAVISQARQLIDVEKTPATLVLITDGADNSQFDALPKALGDAPLQVLVLAAGSANGGIIRNADGQPRTDDNGRPQLGAFDKAGLEQLAKALDAPLGSLTLDDSDLDWIEGHAQQHFQAASDPDHQLAWKDAGYWLCWPLLLIAFFSVRKGWSLNWVAGLVLAVSLAPSPAQAGALADAFMTPDQQGRWAFDHGHYPAAAAHFNDPYWKGVAAYQAVDYDLALASFARLDTPQAYFYLGNIYTRRYKFDPAIAAYQQALKLQPDFPEAQANLALAIALQKDTDSAQQNAPDTKADAVKFDNTQDKGKSQTVQTQQAASDAQWLENLTTSPARFLKHKFALQDLATQGATP; this is encoded by the coding sequence ATGGACATCGACCTGAACGCCCTGCACTTACTGCGCCCCTATTGGCTGCTGCTGATAGTGCCTGGCATCCTGCTGCCCCTGGCGTGGCGTAACCACCATGACCTGCAACGGCGGCTGCGCGGCAACATCGCCCCGCACCTGCTGGCGCACCTGATCATCAAGACCCACGAGCAGCAACGGGTGCGCCCGGTGCACCTGCTCGCCGCCCTGTTGATCATCGGCGCCCTGGCTGCCGCCGGGCCGACCTGGGAGCAGGACCGCCCGGCGTTCGTCGACAACCGCGCGCCGCTGATTTTTGCCTTCGACCTGTCGCCCTCCATGGACGCCACCGACCTGGCCCCCAGCCGCCTGGAAGCCGCCAAGCACAAGGTGCACAACCTGATCGAACGCCGCGGCGGCGCGCGCACCGCCTTGCTCGCCTACGCCGGCAGCGCCCACTTGGTGCTGCCACCCACCGATGACCCGGCACTGCTCGACACCTTCGTGCAGGCCCTTTCCACCGACCTGATCGCCAAACCCGGCAAGAACGTGCTGGCGGTGATCAGCCAGGCCCGGCAATTGATCGATGTCGAAAAGACCCCGGCCACCCTGGTGCTGATCACCGACGGCGCTGACAACAGCCAGTTCGACGCCTTACCCAAGGCACTGGGCGATGCGCCGCTGCAAGTGCTGGTGCTGGCTGCCGGCAGCGCCAACGGCGGCATCATCCGCAATGCCGATGGCCAGCCGCGCACCGACGACAACGGCCGCCCGCAATTGGGCGCCTTCGACAAGGCTGGCCTTGAGCAATTGGCCAAGGCCCTGGATGCCCCCCTGGGCAGCCTGACGCTGGACGACAGCGACCTGGACTGGATCGAAGGCCATGCCCAACAGCACTTTCAGGCCGCCAGCGACCCCGACCATCAGTTGGCCTGGAAGGACGCCGGTTACTGGCTGTGCTGGCCGCTGCTGCTGATCGCCTTTTTCAGCGTGCGCAAAGGCTGGAGCCTGAACTGGGTGGCCGGCCTGGTGCTGGCGGTGAGCCTGGCGCCCAGCCCGGCCCAGGCCGGCGCCCTGGCCGATGCCTTCATGACGCCCGACCAGCAAGGCCGCTGGGCCTTCGACCACGGCCACTACCCGGCCGCCGCCGCCCATTTCAACGACCCTTACTGGAAAGGCGTCGCCGCCTACCAGGCGGTGGACTACGACTTGGCCCTGGCCAGTTTCGCCAGGCTGGATACGCCGCAAGCGTACTTCTACCTGGGCAACATCTACACCCGCCGCTATAAGTTCGACCCGGCCATCGCCGCCTACCAGCAGGCACTCAAGCTGCAACCCGACTTCCCCGAGGCCCAGGCCAACCTGGCCCTGGCCATCGCCTTGCAAAAAGACACCGACTCGGCGCAACAGAACGCTCCAGACACCAAGGCCGACGCGGTGAAATTCGACAATACCCAGGACAAAGGCAAGAGCCAGACGGTGCAAACCCAGCAGGCCGCCAGCGACGCCCAATGGCTGGAGAACCTGACCACCTCGCCGGCACGCTTTCTCAAGCACAAGTTCGCCCTGCAGGACCTGGCCACGCAAGGGGCCACGCCATGA
- a CDS encoding DUF4381 domain-containing protein: MALPPAISYTPQTWGWAAVAVLLIIALIAYAAWRLWQWRQNQYRRDALLRLAQIERAGTTGALRELPELLKRVALSMPGNPAVATLQGEAWQQFLQAHSKQPLPADFSQQLAQLAYAPLPADLATRQLLQHSRQWVEGHHVAT; encoded by the coding sequence ATGGCCCTGCCGCCCGCCATCAGCTACACCCCCCAGACTTGGGGTTGGGCCGCTGTGGCCGTGCTGTTGATCATCGCGCTCATCGCCTACGCCGCCTGGCGCCTGTGGCAGTGGCGGCAAAACCAGTACCGCCGTGACGCCCTGCTGCGCCTGGCGCAAATCGAACGCGCCGGCACCACCGGGGCCCTGCGCGAACTGCCTGAGCTGCTCAAGCGCGTCGCCCTGTCCATGCCCGGCAACCCGGCCGTGGCCACCTTGCAGGGCGAGGCCTGGCAGCAGTTTCTGCAGGCCCACAGCAAACAACCGCTGCCAGCCGACTTCAGCCAGCAACTGGCCCAATTGGCCTACGCACCGCTGCCGGCCGATCTGGCCACCCGCCAACTGTTGCAGCACAGCCGCCAATGGGTGGAGGGCCACCATGTGGCAACTTGA
- a CDS encoding vWA domain-containing protein, with product MWQLEAPWLLLLLPAAWLGYRYLPEYREARSAVRVPFFAAMSRAIGQRPSAPGLRSNRWQQLLNLLAWALLVLAVARPVYVQKPIEQHQPVRDLMLAIDLSQSMQTTDFKNAAGQQIDRLSAVKQVVQGFIEQRKEDRLGLVVFGSAAYPQAPLTLDHASLSLLLAQTGIGMAGPNTAIGDAIGLSLKLLDQAHEQQKVLILLTDGNDTSSAITPTHAAEMAAGKGVVIHTIGIGDPSAEGEAKVDLDALQKISSATGGRFFRADSRDALSQVYATLDAITPHQVNTLSHQPKRELFYWPLGAALVLLTLYHLGALLGSRWQAGARWTST from the coding sequence ATGTGGCAACTTGAAGCCCCGTGGCTGCTATTACTACTGCCCGCCGCCTGGCTGGGCTACCGCTACCTGCCCGAATACCGCGAGGCGCGCAGCGCCGTGCGCGTACCCTTTTTCGCCGCCATGAGCCGCGCCATCGGCCAGCGCCCCAGCGCGCCAGGCCTTCGCAGCAACCGCTGGCAACAACTGCTCAACCTGCTGGCCTGGGCCCTATTGGTACTGGCCGTGGCCCGCCCGGTGTACGTGCAAAAGCCCATCGAGCAACACCAGCCGGTGCGCGACCTGATGCTGGCCATCGACCTGTCGCAGTCCATGCAAACCACTGATTTCAAGAACGCCGCCGGGCAGCAGATCGATCGCCTGAGCGCCGTGAAACAGGTGGTGCAGGGTTTTATCGAGCAGCGCAAGGAAGACCGCCTGGGCCTTGTGGTGTTTGGCAGCGCCGCCTATCCGCAAGCGCCCTTGACCCTGGACCACGCCAGCCTGTCGCTGCTGCTGGCGCAGACCGGCATCGGCATGGCCGGGCCCAACACCGCCATCGGCGACGCCATCGGCCTGAGCCTGAAGTTGCTGGACCAGGCCCACGAACAACAGAAAGTGCTGATCCTGCTCACCGACGGCAACGACACCAGCAGCGCCATCACCCCCACCCATGCCGCCGAAATGGCCGCAGGCAAGGGCGTGGTCATTCACACCATCGGCATCGGTGACCCCTCGGCCGAAGGCGAAGCGAAGGTCGACCTCGACGCCCTGCAAAAAATCAGCAGTGCCACCGGTGGGCGCTTCTTTCGCGCCGACAGCCGCGATGCCCTGAGCCAGGTCTATGCCACGCTGGACGCCATCACCCCGCACCAGGTCAACACCTTGAGCCACCAGCCCAAGCGCGAGCTGTTCTATTGGCCGCTGGGCGCCGCGCTGGTGCTGCTGACCCTGTACCACTTGGGCGCCCTGTTGGGCAGCCGCTGGCAAGCGGGGGCACGATGGACATCGACCTGA
- a CDS encoding BatD family protein: protein MKPLLLLGLCLLARFACAEPLLQVQAHLVPATGVVVGQTVALQVDVLTDTWFSSAPQLPTLDLPGARVLPPDDQAQHLTLKVDGKTLFGMRYTWRITPQQAQALRIPALTIQATPGQASAPLSARSPPLQLEVSLPAGAPVGKPLLVAQALTFTQQISYSATPPKAGDSVTRTLTLQAEGALSLSLPTPTLAEVNGLSRYLKTPQVLALDDGRGHVRGGQRIDSVTYRIDQAGRFELPAINLAWWNVASQQMATAQLPAVAFQAAAATSAPPVFSIREDLKQLGSGARLHLARYWLALASLLALVAALVCAARAFMPHAAHCRQQARLHYRALRKALAPRELRPLNPRLDKEYP from the coding sequence ATGAAGCCATTGTTGCTGCTGGGCCTGTGCCTGCTGGCCCGCTTTGCCTGCGCCGAACCGCTGCTGCAGGTACAGGCGCACCTGGTGCCGGCGACCGGCGTCGTGGTCGGCCAGACCGTGGCACTGCAAGTGGATGTGCTGACCGACACCTGGTTCAGCAGCGCCCCGCAGCTGCCCACCCTGGACCTGCCCGGCGCACGGGTGCTGCCCCCCGACGACCAGGCCCAGCACCTGACGCTAAAGGTCGATGGCAAAACCCTGTTCGGCATGCGCTACACCTGGCGCATCACCCCGCAGCAAGCGCAGGCCCTGCGCATCCCGGCGTTGACCATACAGGCCACGCCCGGCCAGGCCAGTGCGCCGTTGAGCGCGCGCAGCCCGCCGCTGCAACTTGAGGTAAGCCTGCCTGCCGGCGCACCGGTCGGCAAACCGCTGCTGGTGGCCCAGGCCCTGACCTTCACCCAGCAAATCAGCTACAGCGCCACGCCGCCCAAGGCCGGCGACAGCGTGACCCGCACCTTGACCTTACAGGCCGAGGGCGCCCTGAGCCTGTCGTTGCCCACGCCCACGCTGGCCGAAGTCAACGGCTTGAGCCGTTACCTGAAAACCCCGCAGGTGCTGGCCCTGGACGACGGCCGTGGCCACGTGCGTGGCGGCCAGCGCATCGACAGCGTGACCTACCGTATCGACCAGGCCGGGCGCTTTGAATTGCCCGCCATCAACCTCGCCTGGTGGAACGTTGCCAGCCAGCAGATGGCGACCGCGCAGCTGCCCGCCGTCGCGTTCCAGGCCGCCGCCGCCACGAGCGCACCACCGGTGTTTTCCATCCGCGAAGACCTCAAGCAATTAGGCAGTGGCGCGCGCTTGCACCTGGCGCGCTATTGGCTGGCGCTGGCCAGCCTGCTGGCCCTGGTCGCTGCGCTGGTGTGCGCCGCCCGCGCCTTCATGCCCCATGCCGCGCACTGTCGGCAACAGGCGCGCCTGCACTACCGGGCACTGCGCAAGGCCCTGGCGCCCCGTGAGTTACGCCCGCTCAACCCTCGACTCGACAAGGAATACCCATGA